The Klebsiella quasivariicola region ATCGACAAAATAATCCCCACCGACTGCAGCGTCGCGACGATGGTCAGGGCGATCATGCACAGCAGGCCGTAGTGCAGCAGTCCGCCGCGCAGGCCGCTGGCTTTGGCCTGCGTCGGGTCAAAGGCGTGCAGCAAAAAATCGCGCCATTTAAGGCCGATAATCAGCGCAATCACCAGCGCGATAGCCGCCGTCTGACCAATATCGCGAAGGGATATCCCCAGCATATCGCCGAACAGGATATGGTCGAGATGCACATCGGACTGGATCGCCACGTACAGCACCAGCCCGCCGCCAAACATGCCGGAGAAGACAATTCCCATAATGGTATCGCGCTTAAGGCGGCTGTTATCGTCGAGAAAACCGGTCGTCACGGCGCACAACAGCCCGGCGATAAACGCGCCGATGGCGAAAGGAATGCCAAGGATGTAGGCCAGCACCACGCCCGGAAAGACCGCGTGGCTCATGGCGTCGCCCATTAGCGCCCAGCCTTTGAGCACCAGAAACACCGACAGTAGCGCGCAGGGCACGGCCACGATGATCGATACCGCTATCGCATTGACCATAAAAGGAAACTGGAACGGGGCCAGGAACAGATTCAGCATGTGGCCTCCCTGGCGCGACGGCGGTTGGCCAGCAGGCCGTGCTTCGGCGCGAAGATAAAGGTGATGAGGAACAACAGCGTTTGCGCGACCACGATAATGCCGCCGGTGGCGCCGTCGAGATAGTAACTGAGCCAGGCGCCGAAGAAACTGGTCACACTGCCGATAGCCACGGCGATGGCCAGCAGGCGCGGAAAGCGGTCGGTTAACAGCCACGCGGTGGCCCCGGGAGTCACCACCAGGCAGATGACCAGAAACGCGCCGACGGTCTGCAGCGCCGCCACGGTGCAGGCGGCCAGCAGGGTAAAGAACAGCAGCTTCAGGCCGCGGGTGTTCAGGCCAATCGAGCGGGCGTGGTTTTCATCAAAGAAGGTCACCATCAGGTCTTTCCATTTCAGCAACAGGATCGCCATCGAGATAAAGCCGATCGCCGCCAGCTGGATAATATCCTCCGGGGCGATGGCCAGAATGTTGCCGAGGATAATGGTCTGAATATTCACCGACGTCGGATTCAGCGACACCATAAACAGCCCGATCCCGAAGAAGGAGGAGAAGATCAGGCCGATAATGGCATCCTCTTTCAGCCGCGACCGCTGCTGCAAAAACAGCATGCTGCCCGCCGCCAGACCGCCGGAGAGAAACGCGCCGAGCGCGAAAGGCAGGCCGAGCATATAGGCCCCGGCGACGCCTGGCACAATCGCGTGGGAGAGGGCGTCGCCAATCAACGACCAGCCTTTGAGCATCAGGTAGCAGGAGAGAAAGGCGCAGACGCCGCCTACCAGCGCCGACACCCACATCGCATTGAGCATATAGTGATAGCCAAACGGCTCCAGCAGCCAGCTCATTGCGGGCCTCCCGCCGCGCGCCGGCTGATAAACGGCCGTTCGTCATCGGTGATAATCTGCGCTTCCCCGCCGGTCAGGGCGACGTGGCGCAGCACGCCGCTGAAAGCCCGCTCCAGATTCTCGGCGGTGAAGGTGGTTTCCGTCGGGCCGCTGGCCAGCACGGTGCCTTTTACCATCACCGTATAATCGCAATATTCACTCACTGACCCGAGGTTATGGGTGGAGACCAGCATGGTACAACCCTCAGCGCGGAGTTCGCGCAGCAGGCTGATGATGCGCGCTTCGGTCTGCACATCGACGCCGGTGAAAGGCTCATCCAGCAGGATCACCTGACCCTGCTGAGCGATGGCGCGGGCAAGGAAAACGCGCTTTTTCTGCCCGCCGGAGAGCTCGCCAATTTGCCGATGGCGGTACTCGCTCATGCCCACGCGGGCCAGCGCGGCATCGACAATCTCGCGATCGCGCGGCTTTGCCCGCCGCAGCCAGCCCATATGGCCGTAGCGGCCCATCATCACCACATCCTCCACCAGCACCGGGAAGGACCAGTCCACCTCTTCCGACTGCGGGACATAGGCGACCAGGTTCTGGCGCAGCGCGCGGTTGACCGGCTGGCCGAGTATGGCGATCTCGCCGCGGCCGACGCGCACAAAGCCCATCAGCGCTTTAAACAGTGTGGATTTACCCGAGCCGTTAACGCCCACCAGCGCGGCAATGGAGCCGCGCGGTACGCTGAAGGAGGCGTCGCGCAGGGCAGTGTGGCCGTTACGCCAGGTGACGGTGAGCTGGTCGACATACAGACCCGCTTGCACTGCATTCATGGCTGCTTCCTCATCCCGTCCTGGATACCGTTAACGATGGTTTCTGTGGTGACGCGCAGCAGGTCGAGCCAGGTCGGCACCGGACCGTCGGCGGCGCTCAGCGAATCGACATACAGCACGCCGCCGTAGTGGGCCCCGGCTTCGCGCGCCACCTGACGCGCCGGTTTATCGGAGATGGTGCTTTCGCTGAAGATGGTCGGGATGCGTTCTTTCTTCATGGTGTCGATAACCTTGCGCACCTGTTGCGGAGTGCCCTGCTGGTCGGCATTGATCGGCCACAGATACAGTTCGCGCAGACCATAGTCGCGGGCCAGATAGGAGAAGGCCCCCTCGCTGGTGACCAGCCAGCGCTTATCCGCCGGCAGTTGCGCCAGTCTGGCCTGCAGCGGCGCCATGGTCTGGCGGATCTTTTCTTTATAGGCCTCAGCGTTACGGCGATAGGTGTCGGCGTGAGGCGGATCGTATTTCACCAGCGCATCGCGAATATTATCGACATAGATCAGGGCGTTATCTGCCGACATCCAGGCATGGGGATTGGGCTTCCCGCTATAGGGTCCTGCGCTGATGCCCATCGGCTGGATCCCGTCGCTGACCACCACCTCCGGAACGCCCTGTAAGTGCTGATAGAAGCGGGCAAACCACCGTTCGAGATTAAGCCCATTGCTGAGGATTAGCTGCGCCCCCTGCGCGCGTTTGATATCGCCTGGCGTGGGCTGGTAATCATGGATCTCTGCGCCCGGTTTGGTGATGGAGCTGACGTCGGCGGCATCGCCCGCCACGTTCTGCGCCATATCGGCGATAACCGTGAAGGTGGTGATAACCCTGAATTTCTCCTGCGCGGTGGCCGGCGCCGCGGCCAGCAGAGCCAGCGCGCTGGCCAGCAGCAATGATTTCAGCGGTGTCAGGTGTTGCATAGGATCCCTCGCAATGGTGTGGTTAATTTCCCAGCGGTTATAGCCATTGCTATGTTATATAGCACAAGCTATTTATAAATGAAAATAATTCTTATTTGCATGCTTGGGTAATAATGAGCCGGGAAACGAAAGCGACAAGAAAGGGGGAGATAAGGCTGGCCCGGCGCGAACCGGGCGGAGATCAGGCGATATCGGCGACCGACTGGCGCGGGATCAGGCGGCCAGCCAGCGAGCGGCCCTCGGCGGTGAAGGTTGGCCGGTCGTCAATCAGGCTGCGAATACGCTGAATACAGTTTTCCAGCAGCGCCTCCAGTGGCCAGGAGATGCAGGTCAGCGGCGGATAGAGCAGCGAGGCGAGGGGGGAATCCTCAAGGCTCAGCAGGGAAACCTCCTGCGGGACGGCGATGGTGAATTCGCGCAGCAGGCGCATCGCCTCGGCCGCATAGCGGTCGCGTTTAACGATAATGACCGAGTATTTACTGAAGCTGTTAATTAAGGTCAGCAGCGCCTGCTCGACGTCATCGTTGGCCGTCAGCACCAGCTGGCGGTTAAAAGGAATGGAGTAGTTCTGCAGGACGTTGCGGTAGCCTTCCAGCATCTGGCGGCTGGCATCGTCGCTGTCGCTGTCCACCAGCAGGGCGATGTTGCGGTGTCCCTTGCCAATCACATAGCGGCAGGCGCTTTCAGTGGCGAAGGCGAAGTCATAGCCCTGGCTGTTGCTCCCGGCGACGCCGAAGCGGTCGAAGGCGATAACGTTGCGCGGCGCGTCGGCGGCAACGGCGCCCAGCACCACCACCGCCACGCACTGGCGCTGCAGATCGTCGATTACCGCCGCCTGCTCTACCGGGTCGCTGACGTACTGGACCAGCAGGCTTTTATTCAGCCCTTTCAGCGCCTGAGAGAGCAGCGGCAGCAGACGCGCGCCGTGGCTTTCGTCCTGCGCGGAAATCACCAGACCAACATGGCTGGATGTCTGACTGGCGAGGTTTTGCGCGGCAAAGCTCGGGCGATAGTTGAGTTCTTCAACGGCCCGCAGCACAGCTTCCCGGCTCTCTTCGCGCACGCCCCGGGTGCCGGTCAGCACGCGGGAAACCGTCGCTCTTGAGACATTCGCTAATCTTGAAACATCATCAATCGTTGGCATGGCTTTTTCTGTCTGGACATTTTCGCCTAGCTTAACATACCTGCTGAAAAAAGTGTCTACCGCCGCCCGTCCGCAGCGCTGGCCAGCCGGGGCAGCCAGGCCGCGCCGCGCACGCCGCTGGCGTCGCCGAAGCGGGCCGGTTTGATCTGCGTACGACAGCTGTCGGAGAAGATCCACGGCACGATGGCGGCAGGCAGATCGCGATAGATCTGGCTGACGTTGGACAGACCGCCGCCCAGCACAATCACCTGCGGGTCGAGAATATTGATCACCGACGCCAGGCTGCGGGCAAAGGCGTCGATAAAATGGCGCCAGTGGGCCAGTGCGCGCGGATCGCCGTTTTGCGCCGCGGCGATAATGGCTTCCGCACGCGCCTGTTCCCCATAGCGGCGGGCGAAGCCGGTGCCGGAGAGAAAGCTTTCGATGCAGTTTGTTTTGCCGCAGTAGCAGGGCTGCGGCGGGCCATCGCGCTCAGGAGTATAGCCCGGCAGCGGATTATGCCCCCATTCACCGGCGATAGCGTTGGGGCCGCTGAGCAGCTGTTGATGAACGGCAATCCCGCCGCCGCAGCCGGTACCGATAATCACCCCGAAGACGGTGGTGGCCCCGGCGCCGGCGCCATCCACCGCCTCCGAAAGGGTGAAGCAGTCGGCATCGTTTGCCATCCACACCGGCTGGCCAAGCTGCTGCATGATATCCCGGCGCAGATCGTGGCCGTTGAGCACCAGGCAGTTGCAGTTTTTAATACGCTCACTTTGCGGATCGATAGCCCCGGGCAGGCCGAGCCCCAGGGTGAACGGCTGCGGGCTGACCGCACGCATATCGGCAATAAGGGTTAGCAGCTGACGCATAAAGGCGTCATAGCTCTCTTTGTGGGTCGGCCGGCGCAGACGCTGAACGCATTCGCCCGCCGGATCCAGCAGTACGGCTTCCATTTTGGTGCCGCCAATATCTATTCCAAGATGTAACATAGTGACCTCGGGGAATCAGACCCGGCCAGCGCGCCTGGCCGGGGAACGCGCTAGGCGTGAAGCGGTTGCGCGCGGTAAATCGCTATCAGTTCGGCAATCAGCTCTTTCGCCAGAATGGAGGTCATCAGGTGATCCTGAGCATGGACCATCACCAGCGTCATTTTGGTTTTTCCCTCGCCTTCGTCAGCTTCGATAAGCTGGGTCTGCACAAGGTGCGCCTCACGGGAATAGTGGGCCGCTTCCTGCATTTTGGCGTCGGCGGTGGCGAAATCACCCGCTTTGGCGGCGTGCAGCGCTTCGTAGCACAGGCTGCGTGACTGACCGGCGTTGATGATGATCCCCATCACCTGTTCTTCTAATTCCATGATTATCCTCTGAATCGTTAGCGTTAAGCGGTTTGCGCCGCGTTGTCAGCCTGGCCGACGGCGTTTTCACGCTCCTGGGCCAGCAGCTGTTTTTCGTAAGCTTTGAGAAATGGCAGGTACATCACCATGGCGGTGGCCATACAGATGAGGCACAGGATCACCGGGCTAAAGCTCCAGTTCGCCGCCCATGAGGCGCCGATGGGGGCCGGCGTTGTCCACGGCGTCATCGACACTACGCGGCTGACCAGGTCCAGCTTCAGCGCAAAGTACGCCAGGGTTGCGTTGACCATCGGCACCAGCACGAACGGCAGGAAAAACAGCGGGTTCATGATGATCGGCGCGCCAAACAGAATTGGTTCGTTAATATTGAAGACCCCAGGCACGACCCCCATCCGGCCGATCGTCCGCAGATGCACGGCCTTGCTGCGCAACAGCATCAGCGCCAGCGGCAGGGTGGATCCGACGCCGCCGATCAGCAGATAGTGATCCCAGAAGCCCTGCACATAGATGTGCGGGATAGCAGTACCTGCCGCCATCGCCGCCTGATTGACCGACAGGTTGGCCATCCAGAACGGGTTCATGATCCCGGTGACGATCAGCGCGCCGTGGATCCCGGCGAACCACAGCACCTGACAGACCAGCACTGACAGCAGGATCGCCGGCAGCGTATCGGAGGCGGCGACCAGCGGTTTCACCAGCGACATGATCGCTTCCGGAATGATCATCCCCAGCTGAGCCTCGATAAACAGGTTCAGCGGATGCAGCGTCAGAATGATCGCCAGCACCGGGATCAGGATTTCAAACGAACGCGCCACCCCGGCGGGTACTTCCGGCGGCAGGCGAATGGTGATGTTATGCCGTTTGAGGAAGGCGTACAGCTCGGTGGAATAGATGGCCACCAGAATGGCGGTAAAGATCCCCTGGCCGGAGAAGTAGGCCGTAGAGATCTGGCCCTCTTTCAGCGGCGCGGCCACCAGCAGAAACGACATCAGCGACAGCATCCCGGCGGTCAGCGAGTCCAGGTGATGGTGCTTGGCGAGGCTGGCGGCGATCCCGACGGCAATGAACAGGGTCATCACCCCCATGCTGAAGTTGAACGGCAGCATCAGCGCATCGCGATGATCGAGCGAAAATTGCAGCCAGGCGCGGGCAAAGCCCCAGGTCGTATCCGGAGAAAACGGCGGAAAGATAAACACCAGCAAAAACGAGCCGACGATCATAAAGGGCAGGGCAGTGATAAAGCCGTCGCGGATCGAGGTCACGTATTTTTGCTGGCCGATCGCGCCGGCCAGCGGCGTGATCTGCCGTTCGATCACATCGATCAATTTAGCGTACAGAGAGCTCATGATCTTTCCTTAGTTTTTGTTTTCGATAAGGGAAAGGGCGAAATCGAGGACCGCGGCGCCTTTTTGCATGCCGTAGTCCATCATATTGATGGGTTCGACGCGGATACCGTATTTATCCGCCTGTTTTTGCAGATCCTGCTGCATGTATTTCACCTGCGGCCCCAGCAGCACCACCTGATAATGGCCGACCTGTTCGGCGAACTCCGCTACGCCATAGGCGTTGATCTCTACCGCCAGACCCCGCTGTTCGGCTTCCGCGATCATTTTTTTCATCAGCAGGCTGGTGGACATGCCTGCCGAACAACACAACATTATTTTTTTCATAACTACCGCTCCTGATGAGGTTGGATGTGCGGACTATAGTCAAAATGGATGCATTACGGAAAGCGCTTTCCGTTTGTGGATTTATTAATTGTGACCATGATCACCTATGGCAGGCTTTCACTTTCCGGTGTTGTGGGCGATCATCCCGGCGAGACAACCATTCGCAAAGGTAGGAGTATGAACATTCAGTTAATGAATGTGGCCGTGGACATCATCGAGCAGCGGCTGGCGCCGCTGGCGAATGTCCTGACGCGCAACAACCACATTACGGCGATGCGCGATAGCTTTGCGCTGGCAATGCCCTTTGTGATTGTTGGCAGCCTGTTGGTTCCCATTTTGTTTCCGCCCGTTTCCATCGACGGCGCCTCGCGTTTCGGCCAGGTCTATTTGCTGCTGCGGCCTATCCTGCTGCCGACCTTTCAGCTAACCATTGGCCTGGTGGCGCTGATTGTCGCCTTCGGCGCCAGCGCCAGCCTCGCCAAGCAGTACCGCCTGCCGGAACGGCTGTGCGGTTTAACCGGGTCTCTGGCGTTTTTGCTGTTTATCGGCTTTCGCGAGAGCGCGGTGAGCAACGTTTATCTCGGCGGCATGGGGATATTTACCGCCCTGATATCCAGCACCTATTCCATTGAGATAATTCGCTTTTTCTACAAAAAAGGCTGGTGTATTCGCTTGCCTGATGAAGTGCCGCTGATGACCCGCAACGGCTTTCAACTGCTGATCCCGCTGCTGGTGGTGATGCTGTCGATAAGCGTGATGAATGCCATACTGCTGCAGACCACCGGGCGCATCGTACCGGAGTTAATCAGTGAAGCGGTGCGGCCGCTGGTGCTGGCGTCCGACACGCTGATGGCGGTACTTATCTCTTTATTTATCTGTAACTTACTCTGGTTTATTGGTATCCACGGCGCGCTGATTATTACCGGGATCATGAACCCGTTCTGGATGACCTATCTGTTTGAAAATCAGCAGGCGCTGGCGGCGGGTTCGCCAACGCTGCCGCATATTTATCTGCAGGGGTTCTGGGATTTTTACCTGCTGATCGGTGGTATTGGCTCCACTTTGCCGCTGGTGCTGATGGCGATGCGCAGTCGCTCGCGGCAGCTGAAAAGCGTGGCCAAGATTGGCCTGCTGCCGTCGCTGTTTAATATCAACGAGCCGATACTGTTTGGTTTTCCGGTGATCATGAACCCGGTTTTTTTACTGCCGTTTCTCTTTGTTCCACTGATAAACGCCTGTATCGCATGGTATTTAACTCAGCTGGGTATTCTCGATCGCGCGGTGGCGATGCTGCCATGGTCGATGCCTTCCCCGCTGGGGGCGGCATGGTCGGCGAACGGCAGCTGGAAAAATCTGTGTATGAGCCTGTTCGCGATGTTTAACGCCTGGATGCTCTATCGTCCCTTCTTCAAAGTGTACGAACGTCAGCTCGCGGAAACCGAACGCTGATCCCCTTGCCGTCGGCGGCTTATCCCCCGGCGGCACCTGCTCATCTGCTCCTCCTTCCGCTCCACTGCCGGCTCCCGGCGGCATTCTTGTTATTTTATGTGATCAGTCTCACGAATATATTCGTCGCAGAGCGAATTTTGTGAACCAGATAGGCAATTATGGAAAGCGCTTTCCCTTAATGGATGTACATTTCCATTTTTGATCCGTAAATTTCCCCTCCGTTATCGGTTCGTGTTAACAAACATAACGTGGGAAAAAAATAATGATAAAGCTGAAACATTCAATACCTCTGGCTCTCCTCTCGCTGGCAGGGACCAGCAACATGGCCTGCGCCGATCCGAAGTATGATTTTGCGCTGCATGGCTATATCCGCTCCGGGATCCTGGCCAATTCCGATGGCAACCGCGCGGACTCTGTCGGCCTGATGCCGGACGGCAAATGGCGACTCGGCAACGAAGAAGACACCAAGATCGAACTGATCCCCACCGTGACGCTGACGGCGGACAGCGGCGTGGTGGCGAAAGTGCAGGCCAACCTCACTCACCAGTCGAAATGTACCTCCGACTGGAACTGTCAGGATGACGATGGCCATGACGTGCAGTTTCGTGAAGGGTTCGCCGAGCTGAGCAATCTGGATTTTGCGCCGGAGATGACTTTCTGGGCCGGTAAGCGCTACAGCAGCTCCAACACCTCCAGCCATCAGTTCGACTGGGAGTACATTCAGTACAACGGCACCGGCGGCGGCTTCGACAACATGGATCTCGGCTTCGCCCGCTTCGACGCCGGGGTCTACGCCTTTTCACCCACCGATGAAACCAAAGCCTACCCGGTGGATAAGGGAGATCAGGGCTACCCGGATGACTATTCCCTCAACCTGTGGCTGAAAAAGATCGCGGGGACAGGCTTCGATCTGGAGCTGATCGGCCACCACATGAACCGTAACGAAAACCATCCGACTTCCGCCGAGAAGGGCTATGGCGTGACCGGTATTTATAACTTTGACGGCTTCTACGGCCTGACTGGAGGCTACTCCCGCCTCGCATTGCAGTACGGCAAAGGGCTGGCGGCGGGCGACTCGCTGGGTAAAAACGGCTGGGGCTGGGCCAACCTGGAAAACACCCAGTCCTGGCGAGTGGTGCTGGATAGCGTGGCCTCGATGGGCGATCTGGAGATCTCCACCTTCGCTTTCTGGCAGAAAGATAAAAACTACCGCTGGTGGACGGAAGATGAAAATGGCTGGGGACGCTCGATGTGGGTCGCCGGTATCCGCCCTTATCATCAGATCACCCGCAACTTTGCCATGCAATATGAGCTGGGCTACGAATACCTTGATGACAAAAACTACAAAGGGGTGAACGGCAAAGGCAAAGGCGGCCTGACTAAAGTCACCGTTGCGCCAACGCTGACCTTTGACTCCGGCTTCTGGGCACGCCCGCAGCTGCGCTTCTTCGTCACCTATGCGAAGTGGGATAAAGGCGTATCCGATGCGCTGGACGGCAACTACAACTGGGATACCAATACCATCACCGCCGGCGGGTACTCCCGCAGTGGCTCAACCGACACCGTTAACTTCGGCGTACAGGCCGAAGTCTGGTTCTAAGGAGAGACAACGATGAAGCCGATGAAAAACCTGCTGCTGATGGGGCTGCTGTCCGCGCTGGGAGCCGGCGGGGCGCTGGCCGCCGAGCGCTCGCACTTTACGCACTTTATCACCCGCGATGGCGCTACTCTCAAGGACGGCGACAAGGTGTTTCGCTTCGCC contains the following coding sequences:
- a CDS encoding metal ABC transporter permease, whose protein sequence is MLNLFLAPFQFPFMVNAIAVSIIVAVPCALLSVFLVLKGWALMGDAMSHAVFPGVVLAYILGIPFAIGAFIAGLLCAVTTGFLDDNSRLKRDTIMGIVFSGMFGGGLVLYVAIQSDVHLDHILFGDMLGISLRDIGQTAAIALVIALIIGLKWRDFLLHAFDPTQAKASGLRGGLLHYGLLCMIALTIVATLQSVGIILSISLLIAPGAIALLLVRRFIHALLLAVAVAIGCSAGGVWLAFYLDSAPAPTIVVLFTALFVVAFVASTIRDSQKQKTSAIIPGGG
- a CDS encoding PTS sugar transporter subunit IIB, with the translated sequence MKKIMLCCSAGMSTSLLMKKMIAEAEQRGLAVEINAYGVAEFAEQVGHYQVVLLGPQVKYMQQDLQKQADKYGIRVEPINMMDYGMQKGAAVLDFALSLIENKN
- a CDS encoding manganese/iron ABC transporter ATP-binding protein: MNAVQAGLYVDQLTVTWRNGHTALRDASFSVPRGSIAALVGVNGSGKSTLFKALMGFVRVGRGEIAILGQPVNRALRQNLVAYVPQSEEVDWSFPVLVEDVVMMGRYGHMGWLRRAKPRDREIVDAALARVGMSEYRHRQIGELSGGQKKRVFLARAIAQQGQVILLDEPFTGVDVQTEARIISLLRELRAEGCTMLVSTHNLGSVSEYCDYTVMVKGTVLASGPTETTFTAENLERAFSGVLRHVALTGGEAQIITDDERPFISRRAAGGPQ
- a CDS encoding metal ABC transporter substrate-binding protein, translating into MQHLTPLKSLLLASALALLAAAPATAQEKFRVITTFTVIADMAQNVAGDAADVSSITKPGAEIHDYQPTPGDIKRAQGAQLILSNGLNLERWFARFYQHLQGVPEVVVSDGIQPMGISAGPYSGKPNPHAWMSADNALIYVDNIRDALVKYDPPHADTYRRNAEAYKEKIRQTMAPLQARLAQLPADKRWLVTSEGAFSYLARDYGLRELYLWPINADQQGTPQQVRKVIDTMKKERIPTIFSESTISDKPARQVAREAGAHYGGVLYVDSLSAADGPVPTWLDLLRVTTETIVNGIQDGMRKQP
- a CDS encoding PTS sugar transporter subunit IIC, producing MNIQLMNVAVDIIEQRLAPLANVLTRNNHITAMRDSFALAMPFVIVGSLLVPILFPPVSIDGASRFGQVYLLLRPILLPTFQLTIGLVALIVAFGASASLAKQYRLPERLCGLTGSLAFLLFIGFRESAVSNVYLGGMGIFTALISSTYSIEIIRFFYKKGWCIRLPDEVPLMTRNGFQLLIPLLVVMLSISVMNAILLQTTGRIVPELISEAVRPLVLASDTLMAVLISLFICNLLWFIGIHGALIITGIMNPFWMTYLFENQQALAAGSPTLPHIYLQGFWDFYLLIGGIGSTLPLVLMAMRSRSRQLKSVAKIGLLPSLFNINEPILFGFPVIMNPVFLLPFLFVPLINACIAWYLTQLGILDRAVAMLPWSMPSPLGAAWSANGSWKNLCMSLFAMFNAWMLYRPFFKVYERQLAETER
- a CDS encoding PTS sugar transporter subunit IIC, with translation MSSLYAKLIDVIERQITPLAGAIGQQKYVTSIRDGFITALPFMIVGSFLLVFIFPPFSPDTTWGFARAWLQFSLDHRDALMLPFNFSMGVMTLFIAVGIAASLAKHHHLDSLTAGMLSLMSFLLVAAPLKEGQISTAYFSGQGIFTAILVAIYSTELYAFLKRHNITIRLPPEVPAGVARSFEILIPVLAIILTLHPLNLFIEAQLGMIIPEAIMSLVKPLVAASDTLPAILLSVLVCQVLWFAGIHGALIVTGIMNPFWMANLSVNQAAMAAGTAIPHIYVQGFWDHYLLIGGVGSTLPLALMLLRSKAVHLRTIGRMGVVPGVFNINEPILFGAPIIMNPLFFLPFVLVPMVNATLAYFALKLDLVSRVVSMTPWTTPAPIGASWAANWSFSPVILCLICMATAMVMYLPFLKAYEKQLLAQERENAVGQADNAAQTA
- a CDS encoding maltoporin: MIKLKHSIPLALLSLAGTSNMACADPKYDFALHGYIRSGILANSDGNRADSVGLMPDGKWRLGNEEDTKIELIPTVTLTADSGVVAKVQANLTHQSKCTSDWNCQDDDGHDVQFREGFAELSNLDFAPEMTFWAGKRYSSSNTSSHQFDWEYIQYNGTGGGFDNMDLGFARFDAGVYAFSPTDETKAYPVDKGDQGYPDDYSLNLWLKKIAGTGFDLELIGHHMNRNENHPTSAEKGYGVTGIYNFDGFYGLTGGYSRLALQYGKGLAAGDSLGKNGWGWANLENTQSWRVVLDSVASMGDLEISTFAFWQKDKNYRWWTEDENGWGRSMWVAGIRPYHQITRNFAMQYELGYEYLDDKNYKGVNGKGKGGLTKVTVAPTLTFDSGFWARPQLRFFVTYAKWDKGVSDALDGNYNWDTNTITAGGYSRSGSTDTVNFGVQAEVWF
- a CDS encoding PTS lactose/cellobiose transporter subunit IIA; its protein translation is MELEEQVMGIIINAGQSRSLCYEALHAAKAGDFATADAKMQEAAHYSREAHLVQTQLIEADEGEGKTKMTLVMVHAQDHLMTSILAKELIAELIAIYRAQPLHA
- a CDS encoding LacI family DNA-binding transcriptional regulator yields the protein MPTIDDVSRLANVSRATVSRVLTGTRGVREESREAVLRAVEELNYRPSFAAQNLASQTSSHVGLVISAQDESHGARLLPLLSQALKGLNKSLLVQYVSDPVEQAAVIDDLQRQCVAVVVLGAVAADAPRNVIAFDRFGVAGSNSQGYDFAFATESACRYVIGKGHRNIALLVDSDSDDASRQMLEGYRNVLQNYSIPFNRQLVLTANDDVEQALLTLINSFSKYSVIIVKRDRYAAEAMRLLREFTIAVPQEVSLLSLEDSPLASLLYPPLTCISWPLEALLENCIQRIRSLIDDRPTFTAEGRSLAGRLIPRQSVADIA
- the sitC gene encoding iron/manganese ABC transporter permease subunit SitC; the encoded protein is MSWLLEPFGYHYMLNAMWVSALVGGVCAFLSCYLMLKGWSLIGDALSHAIVPGVAGAYMLGLPFALGAFLSGGLAAGSMLFLQQRSRLKEDAIIGLIFSSFFGIGLFMVSLNPTSVNIQTIILGNILAIAPEDIIQLAAIGFISMAILLLKWKDLMVTFFDENHARSIGLNTRGLKLLFFTLLAACTVAALQTVGAFLVICLVVTPGATAWLLTDRFPRLLAIAVAIGSVTSFFGAWLSYYLDGATGGIIVVAQTLLFLITFIFAPKHGLLANRRRAREATC
- a CDS encoding ROK family protein, which produces MLHLGIDIGGTKMEAVLLDPAGECVQRLRRPTHKESYDAFMRQLLTLIADMRAVSPQPFTLGLGLPGAIDPQSERIKNCNCLVLNGHDLRRDIMQQLGQPVWMANDADCFTLSEAVDGAGAGATTVFGVIIGTGCGGGIAVHQQLLSGPNAIAGEWGHNPLPGYTPERDGPPQPCYCGKTNCIESFLSGTGFARRYGEQARAEAIIAAAQNGDPRALAHWRHFIDAFARSLASVINILDPQVIVLGGGLSNVSQIYRDLPAAIVPWIFSDSCRTQIKPARFGDASGVRGAAWLPRLASAADGRR